From the genome of Haloarcula taiwanensis:
CGATACGCATCTGGCGTGAGAGGACGTAGTGACACGCTGATGAGACGGTAAACACAGCGATCAGGAACACAGTCCACCCAACGAACGGGACAGCCGCGAACGGCTTGATACCCGCGTAGGCTAGCGATGTAAGGACGATTCCGATACTGCTGAGGCCCACGTAATAAAGACTCCAAGGAATATCGTAGCGGTCGACGAGTTCGAGATATATGTCGAGGTCGGCTGCGGACTCGGTGAGTCGCACGTCCCCTTCCCGCTGGTCAAACTCTATAACGCCCATATCAGCCATTTTAGGCAGATGAAACTGCTGGAGTGAGGTGTACACAGTCTTGCGCTCACTCGCCGAGATTTCGGCCACGCTGGTCTCGTTCTCCCAAGCGGCAACTTGCTCGGCGAGATCCGAGAGCGAAGTAGGGTCTGGCGTGCCGCTCAGGAACTGAATAGCATATCGTCGCCGCCGATTACTGAGCATCTCAAATGCGTCGTCTCGCGACAGTTCATCCGGTTCTGTGTCCGACTCGATAGCGGTGTCCGATCCGGTCTCCGTCGAAGCATCTCCAAATACGTTTGTAGACTGGTCACCAGCCGCCCTTGTCGATGTCTTGCTCATATTATCCCCAGCCCCTTGCTTAGATACCGGTCGTTGCCGACGACACGACCATGTCGTCTAAGCATTACTTTTCATGTTATGTTATAATATTATCGACTGTTTACGTATTAGTCGTCGTTTATACTTTGATACGTACAGTGACGAGTGGTAAATTGGCAGGGTTTGTCGTGTGATCTCCCGCAAATGGCAATGTAAAACATCTAAATACCGCTATAACGGTTTGCTCTCTCAAACACAGGGTAGAAGAGACTGTATAACACCAGCCGCTGGGTCGCAAAGACCCATATCTGTGCTTCAAACACTGCAACCCGTCCTGTCAAAGAGCGGAATACAATGCCCTTGTCAGTGGTTGCATCAACTGTCACGTCCGGCCCACGACACGTGGGGGGTGGGCGTGCACGAACAAGGTGCAAAACTGATGCAACGACGCAAATTCCTGATCGGTTTAGGATCGCTCGCGGCTGGTACAGCTGCTGCAACTGGGACTGGTGCGTTCAGCACCGTTCAAGCATCTCGTAACTTTACTGTGGGCACCACAGGTGACGCAAGTGCAGAGTTAGCACTTGAAGGAGCCAACAACGAGTATGTGACCGATGATGGGGTGGATGGTGAACTCGAAATTACTTTCGACAATCTCAACCCGGATGCAGTTACGGGTGTCAACGAACTATTCACAATCAAAAACAACGCCGATCACTCGGTAGAGGTCTGGGGAGATCCGGATGGTCCACATGCAGATAAGGTCGTCTTCGTCCGTAACGGGTACACGAATGATTCACAGGCGACGCTTCGACAATCTGATCCCCCGTCAATTAACGCTGAAATACTTGATGCAGAAGATGAAAACGGCGCTGTTGCATACACCAGCGGGACAGTCGGAAAGAATTCTGGTGGCCGGATAGAATTTGGTCCCGGTAAGCAATGGTCTTTTGCCATGATTGTTGATACGCGAGGTATCGACCCTAACGAGGAAATCCTTGACAGTGTCACTGTGTTCGCAGACAATTTTGACTCCTGAGACCGCTCTCAGATAGCTGATTATTGGACCTCTTCACCTCAGTGACCGAAACTTTCGATGTAGTACTTGCCGATCACTGTCTAGCCACCAATTTATTAATGTTCCTTTAGAGATAAAGCATAGTGTCAATGGATCGGCTAAAAAAGTGGTTGGAGACCGCGCTTGAATCGGGGGTGATTATATTTCTCATCGCGATGGTACTCGGCCAGATACTGGGCCAACCCGTCCTCCTGGGATTTGTCACGACCGGCAGCATGCAACCGACGCTGGAACCGGGCGACGGGTTCGTCGCGATCCCCGCGGACCTCGCTGGCTCCGTTGAAGAAGGGGACGTTGTTACGTTCCGGGCCGAGGAAATCCAAGGGGGTGGACTGACAACTCACCGGGTCGTCGACAATACTGACCGCGGATACATAACACGCGGTGACAACAATCCCTTCACCGATCAAGATAGCGACGAGCCCCCTGTAACCAACGCACAGATTGTCGCTGTCGCCTGGCAACCAGGTGGGGAAGTTGTTGCAGTTCCGGGAGTGGGGACACTCGTCAACGGAGTCCGGAATGGCCTGTCGTGGGTACAGCAACGAGCGGCATCGATATTTGGAGTGCGTTCGCTGCTGGGGACACAAGGGCTGGCATACTTGCTTCTCGGAGTCTCAGTCGGTGCGTACGTGCTCGACTTCGTGTTGAGTGGGAACCGTGATCGTGGCCGACGGGACAGCTCACGGGACACGGGGACGAGCGTCAGGCTACTGATCGGAATCTTCGCAGCGGCGATAGTGTTGTCAGCAACAGCGACGATGGTCGCGCCGGCGGGCCCACAGGAGTTCGGCGTGGTCAGTGCTGAATTCGACTCACCGGGACCGCGCGTCATCGAACAGGGAACGACGGAGTCAACGCAGTATCGGCTCGGTAACGGTGGGTACGTTCCTGTCGTGACATATTTTGACCCTGCAACAGATGGCATCGCTGTCGAACCAAACGAGACGGTGATACCAGCCCGTTCGACAGTCAATGCGACGCTGTCGCTGACAGCACCGCCAGAGAGGGGCTATTACCGAAAGTTCGTTGTTGAGCACCGATACCTCCTGATCCTCCCACAGTCGACGATCCGATCGCTGTATCTCGTCCATCCGTGGCTCCCGATTATTACCATCGACGCGCTTCTCGGAGGCGCGTTTTACGTGCTCGGGACGGTGCTTGTCGACACCGGCCGTGTCAGGTCGCGGTCTCGCGATAGTCCATCCAAAATTCGTCGGCTCCTTACGCGGTTGAGATAGTGTTATAACCCAAATAATTACCAATAAGACTCCATTATATCTTACACAATGGATGGTGGGGGCCGGACAATCAGACAGGACATCGCTGCTAATTACGTGTTAGTGGTTCTCTGCGTGGTACTTATAGGGGCCGTCGGTGGCTATCTCACGTACACAACACACGTCGAACCGGGAACCACGACGGAGATCAAGGAGGTTTCGTCCTGGCAATCGAGCGGGGCGTTCTCCCATCAGGCCACGGTCGTCAACGGAACGACCGCGTTCGACGAGGGGACAGTCCTGCAAAACCGATCCGTGTACTTCCGGGGGGTGAGCCCAAAGCTGAACGGCACGTTCAGGTATGCGTACGAGGCCCAGGAAGGGAACCTTACGACAGAGACGACAGTGTTACTCAAGTATCGCTCTGTTGAACCGGCCGATGACGGCAACGGGACGACGTACTGGGACGTTACCCGCCCAGTCGCGCAGGATCGAACCGAGGCGCTGAGACCAACCGAGCGCGCGACGGTGCCCTTCTCCACGAACGCAAGCGCGGCCATTGAGCGGGCACGGCGTATTGACGCGGAGCATGGCAACACGCCCGGGCAACTCGAAATCGCGTTCATCGCCCGCGTAGACGTGTCGGGGACGCGAAACGGCCAGCGAGTCGACACCACAAACACGTACCGACTCCCCATCATCCCCGGTGACAGCGTCTACCGAGTGGCAGACCCCGGCGTCGATACTGCGTCGGGGTCACAGACTGAACAGGTATCTGTCCTCGTAGAGTACGGGGCCCTTCGCCGTGTGGGCAGTCCGCTGCTACTCTTGCTCGCAGTCGGTTCACTGCTTGGCTTGCTGTATGCCCGCCAAACTGGCCGCCTGTCAGTTTCCGAGGCCGAGCGCCGGTGGGCTGATTATCGAACAGCCAGAGCAGAGTACGATGATTGGATCACGATTGGTCACCTGCCGTCAGATACTGATAAGATGCCGGCGATAACGGTCGATAGTCTTGAGGGACTGGTTGACGTAGCGATCGATACGAACAACCGCGTCATTGAGAATGTATCGTGTAACCAATACGTCGTGTTCGTTGACGACCGTTTGTATCGGTATGAGCCACCGTTAGAACCCACCGCCAAAGGTGATGACGAACGTGCCAGCGACGAACAAGGTAGTTCAACTGACCAAACGAAGGATGGGATGACGGTGCCCTCACAGTTACAGGCAAATACGAACCATTCTGATAACCCGAAAGACCACTGATCCGCCATCAATCAACTGTAGAATTCCTGTCGGCTTTCTGGTTCTAATCTGAGCCAGTGTTACCGAAACGACTTCTCGCCGTTACTGACGGACGGAGTCAGCTGGCCCCGGGACATCCGAGTTCGTACGGATCCTTGTACACGCCCTGCGGAATCGAGACCGAGGTTGGCTCGTCGTAATCAGTGTACTGGACCGTAATCGTCGCGGTTGCGGTCGCTCCCCGCTGTGAGATCTCGATGTCGAGTTCCGACTGGACAGGGCGATTCGTCTCCGGGTCAAGCCACAGTCGCGCCGTCGCGTTCTCAAGCGAACCGCGGTTTAGATCCATGCCACCAGCCTGTCGGCGATCGATAAGTGATTCGATAGTCTCGGCGCTCGGGGAGGCCGTGGCGAGGACAGTCCGGTTGCCGTCACGCGTCTCATTGCCCTGCCAGTAAACATTCGAGCGTTCGAAAAGCAGTAGTTGCCGATGGAGCGGCGTCGCGGTCGCCCACGGTTCGGAGCGAGAGACGTTCTCGACAGCGTAGCCGCCCCAGGGATCCTGACAGCCCTGGTACGCTCTGTAGCCGTCGATGTAGGACTTGACCGTCTGGCCTCGCGTCCGTGTCGTCGCTTGCATTCGTCGTGTGGAGACGTTCACTGCACCCTCTCCGTCGACCCGTACGGTCCGTGACTGCTCGCCATCCGACGCGGTCACGTGCATGTCCATCTCGAACCGGTACGCTTCGACGGCGGCGACAGTGCTGTTCGCCTCCTCGACGGCCGCGACGGCGCGTTCGTCGCTAGGCGGCGGACTATCACCCACGAATGTGCCACATCCAGCGAGGAGGGAAACGAAGCAGACGGCGAGGACCAATCGTCGCATACGATACCGTCGTTCCCCGTCGGTCTAAAACATCATGGATCCGACTGGTGATGTCCCTCACAACAATCTGGAGTCGAGTTGGGTCTGTAAGTCCACCACTAGAATGTACGCCGCCAGTGCGAGAACGAGCACCGAAAACCCGGTCCAGAGGTGGAGATTCACTGCACCCTCTCCGACCCACTGTGGGACTGCCGGGCGCATAACGGGCGGCTGGAGCGGCCAGAGCAAGTCCGACGACACGTACGGATCCGGGGGGAGGATACGTTGGTTGTCGGCTACCAGATGTGAGAGATGGGCGAACGCAAACGCCGCCCCGAGTCTGGTCCGGTTGGTTCGGGCTGCGTACGCGACGACGGCAATCGAGAGCGGAATCGCGAACGGAAGCGAGTGCATAAACACCCGCCCGGAGGGAATCAAATGGAGTTCGTACGCTAATGGTTTGTCGATGAGATCCGGGAACTGGCTGCCGAAAAACGTGACTGCGACTAGCTGGAGCGACGGGAGGTGTCTGTCCCGGAGAAGGGCGTATCCTGCAACGGGGAGAAGGGCGATGATGAAGTGTTCGCTCGGGAGGACCATTCTCTATCCTGGTAGTGTGTCAAGTCGACGTGCGAGCAAATACCTTGTGTGGGATGGGGCTCTGCGTGTCGCATAGTATTCCGGTGAAGAGTCCATCGTGGACTGCATGCCTTCCCGCGCATGACTTCAACTAGCCTAGTGTGGGCAGTAGGCGATTACACTCGGTAGAGGGTGTGTGTGTCTCGTGAGGCTCACTTCGAGGCACAGGCAAACTATATCTCGTTTCAGCAGGCGTACGTTGACTGCTCCGATTATCAGACCGACGCAAAGGCAAGCCGAGAGATGGCACGCAAACTGGTGGCGAGCCTCGACGCGGATATCGACGTCCCGCGTGTCGGAATCGGAGCCGCCGACTACCGTGACATCACTTGGGACCTGCTTGCGGAGTACGATATTAACTCACTGGTCGTCATTCTCGATGAAATCGACAAGTTAGACGACGACGAGCTGTTACGCAGCCTCTCGCAGGCTCGAGAGAGCGGGAAGGCAGAGACACACGTCGGCGCCATCTGCATCAGCAACAGGATCGAATATCGCGAGCAGTTGAGCGAACGCATCGACTCCAGTCTTCAGGAGAACGAACTCGTCTTTGACCCCTACGATGCCGGCCAGTTACGGCGATCCTCGAAAACCGAATGGATGCCTTCGAACCAGACGTGTTGGAGCCCGACGTGATCCCGAAGGTCGCGGCCCTCTCAGCCAAGGAACACGGGGATGCACGGAAAGCGATCGATACGCTATACGAAGCTGGTCGTCTCGCTGAGAAACAGGGGACAGGAACAGTCACAGTCTCACATGTCGATGACGCCGTCCAGCGAGCAGAAGTGAACCGTTTCGAGAAACTCGTTCGTGGGACGACGCCACATATGAAATACATTCTCCGAGCGCAGGCGCTACTTACTGTCGACAACCCAGAACAGGAGGCGTTTCGAACCCATCAGATATACACGCTCTATCTGAAGGTCGCGGAGCAGGCTGGAGCGGATCCGCTCTCCGAGGATCGCGTGTACCGGCTGCTGAAAGAACAGTCGTTTCTCGGGGTGACTGAGTCGAATCACACAGGGGGTGGACAGGGTGAAGGGAGCTACCTGGAACATCGACTGCTTCGGGATCCAGAGGTCGTCATTCAGGCCATTGATAGCTCAACGAAGGGCGGGGACCCATGACGGCACTTCACTCGTTACAGGGTGTGTGGGTCGGCTTCGATATTAAACCGCAGAGGGGAGCCAAAGCGCAGTTCCGTTTCCGATAGAGTTCATGTTACCACGACCCGTCAATAGCTCGCTGATAGACGGTTTCGGCCTGATCTGCAACCGCATCCCAGTCGTATTGCTGCGCACGTTCGACGGGATCCGTCGCTGGGCGGTCACCACCTAAAACATCGTCGAGTGTTTCTGTGAGGGAGTCAACAGTAGGATCAACGAGGAAGCCCGCACCATCGATGACTTCGTCCGCTGCCGAATCCGGGTGGTCAGCAGCAATCACGGTGCAGTCGGCGGCCATCGCCTCGACGAAGGTAATTCCGAATCCCTCTCTCGTTGAGGGAGACGCGAATATGTCTGCAGCCCGCATATGGCCGAGAACATCCTCGTACTCTTCAAGAAAGCCTAACATCGAAACGCGGTCGGCGTGTTCCAGTGATTCGCGTTTGGTATCCAGCCGGTCACGCTCCGGGCCGTCACCGATGATCCCCAGCGTGACGTCATGCCTGTCGGCGACTGCATCGAAAGCCTCTAGCAGAATGTCAACGTTCTTGTGCTCGATCAGTCGACCTGCGAAGACGATGTCGTAGCCGGTGTCGGGGCGGGGGGCCGTCTGGACCTGCTCGGTATCGAGCCCGTTGGGCACGACCTCGATATGCTCGCGATTCGGGCCGATGTCAGCGAGGTTGTCCGCAGTGATGCCTGAAACAGCGATCGGATGCTGGGGCGTCTTGGCAGTGAGTTGTTCGACGAGTTTGCCACCCGGAGCGAGCAGGCCAAGGTACTCCTCCCAGTAGTCGCCCCAGACCTCGTGCCAGGTCGTGACCACTGGTGTGCTAGTCCCGAGGCTAGCAAGCTTCGTCGAGAGAACTGGAAAATACGGGAAGACGCTAGCGATCGCAAGGTCGTGTTCATCGTCGCTGAGACGTCGGCGGAGCGGTGGAAGTGCTCGGGCGGCAAAATCGATGGCCTCGGTGATGGACCGGCGGTCGTCTTCGTAGAGCTCTGCTTCGGGGGCGACCGCACGGAGGGTCATTCCCTCGTGTGTGGTCTCTGCCGGTCCGTCCCAGAAATGTCGGCCGTAGATCGTGATATCGTGGCCTTCGTCGGCGAGGCGGGTGCCGATTTCGTGGATTCGCTTTTCTGCACCGCCGGTTATGAAGGGATAGATGACATTGCTCACGAAGCAGATATCCATCACTACGTGAATGCCACTTCCCATAGAACCATCTTTAATACTCTGTTTCAGTCAAAGGCGTGGGCTGACGTAAGAGAGACACCTAAACGCCATAGCCATACGAATTCGGTGATGACCCAGAGAGCCGATTGGTTGTTTTCGTGTTCAATCGTTTGGTACCCGGGATGCAGAAATCACTAGCTTCGGAAGAATAAAATCATATCCAGAAAAATAGTCGGATACATGACTGCTTCCCCGCGGAACATAATCTTGCTTTCTGCGGACGCACTCCGAGCGGACCACCTCTCGTGTTATGGCTACCATCGAGAGACCTCACCTGTCCTCGATGAGCTGGCCGAGGAAAGTATTCGGTTCACGAATGCCTACAGCGCGAGCTCACACACACGCGAAGCGGTTCCTGCGCTGCTGACCGGGGAGTACCCCGATGTGGCGATCAACGATAGCTACCGGCTTGCTACGGAAACGATTGCCTCTCGTCTTTCGGAGGCAGGGTTCGCGACTGGCGGATTCCATTCCAATCCGTTCGTTTCGAGAGCATATGGATTCGATCAGGGCTTCGATACGTTTGACGACGATCTTCATTTCGGCCAGCACAAACTCGTCGCCCTAGCCCAGCGCGCACTTGACAAACTACGAAATCGCCATTATGCTCGGGCCGAAGAGATCAACGAGCGGTCGCTGTCGTGGATTGATTCGCTGGATTCTGACGATCCGTTCTTCCTCTGGAGCCATTACATGGACACCCATGGACCGTACGAGCCACCAGGTGAGTACGCGACGCTGTATGCAGACAAGAAATTGTCTGGCCGCGACGCCCAGTCGCTGTACCAGCGTGCTATTGATAAGCCGGAATCGATTACCGAGGAAGAACGTCAGCTGTTGATTGATCTGTATGACGCTGAAATCCGTTACAACGACGAGCATATCGGTGAGTTCCTGAACGAACTCCGAAGCCGGGATTTGCTGGAGGATTCGCTACTGGTGGTCACCGCTGACCATGGGGATGCGTTCGGTGAACACGGCTACTACGAGCACCCGCGATATCTCCACGATGAGATAACGCATATCCCGCTGTTCGTTCGGGAACCCGACGGGGCTGATAGAACAGTAGAGACGCCGGTAAGCACGTTAGATATCGTGAGTACATTCAAACGGATTGCAGGGCTGGATATTGATTCTGAACGTGTATCGTTGCTAGACCAATTGGATGCTGACCGAACGGTGTTTCTCCAAGCCCGCGGTGAGGACGAACACAGCCACATTCGCCGATACGCGCTTCGGACGCAGGAAGGTTCCTGCTTCTGTGAACGTGATCGAGAGAGTGGTTCGATTGAGTTCGAGGAGTGTTCAAGCCGCTCACTCCGTGAAGATCTTGAGACACACGTTAACGAGCGTGTTCGAATGGAAGGTGGCGAAGATGGAGACGACGAGGGCGAGGTAGATGAAGAAATCGAGCGTCGGTTGAATGCACTGGGATATAAGAGCTGATCGAGCGTGAAGATATCAGTACATACGTCCCATTTTCCGTACGGTTCCAACAGAGAGGGGTATGTAAGTGGTGGCGGAGAACAAGTCGCACACCGTGTCTCAAAGGGGCTGGCAGGTCGTGGTCATGAAGTAACGGTCTTCACTGCGTCGGATGATGAACGCTCGGTCTCGACTGAAGATGGGATGAAGATCGTCCGGTACAGGTCATTCGGATCTATCGGAAATACATCTGTAGCCCCAGAACAATTTGTTCCCAATTCCACTGAGACAGATCTAATTCACATTCATAATACTACTCCCCCGGGTGTTATCTCCGGCCTGCTCCATTCGATGGGGTCTGAGGCCCCCGTAGTACTCACACATCATGGGAACGATCGGTTTGTCGCAGACGGAACAGTAATTAAAATGGCCATTGACTACGCGTACGCAGAGGTCATCTTAGATCATATATTAGACTGGGTTGATCAAATTACAATCCCCTCAAAGTCATATGTGCAGGGGTCAGACAGACTCTCTCGTTACAAGTCGAAGATGATAGAGATACCCAATGGGATTGATATGGATGATATACATTCACCTGAGTCAGCTACCTATGCGGAGGAGACATTCGACATAGCCTCTGACCGGCCGATGGTGTTTTTTATAGGCGATATGATAGAGAAAAAAGGCCCAGATATTCTCGTGGAAGCGGCTAACCGTTTGGATAATAGCATACAGTTTGTTATCGCAGGGGATGGCCCCTTGCTCAGTGATTTGAGGGAGAGCGGCAATCCGCAGATCAAGTTTACCGGGTATATTTCCGAAAAACAAAAAGTTGCCCTATTTAATAGGGCCGATATTTTTTGTCTCCCCTCTCGAACACATACAGAAGTCTTCCCTCTGGTAGTGCTAGAGGCTTATGCATCAGGGACTCCGGTAATTGCCAGTGATTTATCCACTTTTGATAGGTTTGTCACTGATCAAGTCACTGGACTTCGTTTTAAGACTGATGACGCTCAAGATTTGTCTGAAAATATAGAAAAGATTGTGAGTGACTGTTCAAAGTTGAGTGCCTTATCTGACAACGCGTATCAGGCAGCAAAGGAGTATCAATGGAACTCAATTATTGACCAGTACGAAGAGGCATTCAGAGAGGTTAATCGCATTTAATTGGCTAGTTGCCATTGTCTATCACATTCATATTATTTCTGAAAAAACCTCTTGAACCTCGGATCGACTAACTGAACCAAAAAGTAGTACAAGAGTAGCATAGATTACACCACCAACCACGGCCACAATCATTATAGACAGAATATTAT
Proteins encoded in this window:
- a CDS encoding signal peptidase I, whose amino-acid sequence is MDRLKKWLETALESGVIIFLIAMVLGQILGQPVLLGFVTTGSMQPTLEPGDGFVAIPADLAGSVEEGDVVTFRAEEIQGGGLTTHRVVDNTDRGYITRGDNNPFTDQDSDEPPVTNAQIVAVAWQPGGEVVAVPGVGTLVNGVRNGLSWVQQRAASIFGVRSLLGTQGLAYLLLGVSVGAYVLDFVLSGNRDRGRRDSSRDTGTSVRLLIGIFAAAIVLSATATMVAPAGPQEFGVVSAEFDSPGPRVIEQGTTESTQYRLGNGGYVPVVTYFDPATDGIAVEPNETVIPARSTVNATLSLTAPPERGYYRKFVVEHRYLLILPQSTIRSLYLVHPWLPIITIDALLGGAFYVLGTVLVDTGRVRSRSRDSPSKIRRLLTRLR
- a CDS encoding metal-dependent hydrolase produces the protein MVLPSEHFIIALLPVAGYALLRDRHLPSLQLVAVTFFGSQFPDLIDKPLAYELHLIPSGRVFMHSLPFAIPLSIAVVAYAARTNRTRLGAAFAFAHLSHLVADNQRILPPDPYVSSDLLWPLQPPVMRPAVPQWVGEGAVNLHLWTGFSVLVLALAAYILVVDLQTQLDSRLL
- a CDS encoding hexosyltransferase — its product is MDICFVSNVIYPFITGGAEKRIHEIGTRLADEGHDITIYGRHFWDGPAETTHEGMTLRAVAPEAELYEDDRRSITEAIDFAARALPPLRRRLSDDEHDLAIASVFPYFPVLSTKLASLGTSTPVVTTWHEVWGDYWEEYLGLLAPGGKLVEQLTAKTPQHPIAVSGITADNLADIGPNREHIEVVPNGLDTEQVQTAPRPDTGYDIVFAGRLIEHKNVDILLEAFDAVADRHDVTLGIIGDGPERDRLDTKRESLEHADRVSMLGFLEEYEDVLGHMRAADIFASPSTREGFGITFVEAMAADCTVIAADHPDSAADEVIDGAGFLVDPTVDSLTETLDDVLGGDRPATDPVERAQQYDWDAVADQAETVYQRAIDGSW
- a CDS encoding arylsulfatase, which gives rise to MTASPRNIILLSADALRADHLSCYGYHRETSPVLDELAEESIRFTNAYSASSHTREAVPALLTGEYPDVAINDSYRLATETIASRLSEAGFATGGFHSNPFVSRAYGFDQGFDTFDDDLHFGQHKLVALAQRALDKLRNRHYARAEEINERSLSWIDSLDSDDPFFLWSHYMDTHGPYEPPGEYATLYADKKLSGRDAQSLYQRAIDKPESITEEERQLLIDLYDAEIRYNDEHIGEFLNELRSRDLLEDSLLVVTADHGDAFGEHGYYEHPRYLHDEITHIPLFVREPDGADRTVETPVSTLDIVSTFKRIAGLDIDSERVSLLDQLDADRTVFLQARGEDEHSHIRRYALRTQEGSCFCERDRESGSIEFEECSSRSLREDLETHVNERVRMEGGEDGDDEGEVDEEIERRLNALGYKS